One Actinoplanes missouriensis 431 DNA segment encodes these proteins:
- the cysC gene encoding adenylyl-sulfate kinase encodes MNGSVLPEDVLRDAPSFTPRPYELADLELLLSGAYAPLTGFLGRADLASLSRTGRLADGTPWPVAVTLEVPGELAQTLDLRDPGRRTVVLTDPEGAPVAAIDVTDAWQTGVNRFGIGGPVRRMGDGGHGPFQRLRRTPGEVTALLPPGRVLGVIADRPLHRPQLAQIAHAARTLAAHLLILIPVSGPGPDGLPPESLVRSIFAARDRMPPATVVAVPLLPHGDEMRDALLRARVAQAYGVTHVLSTGEMLSGAGVRVLVPRELAYDNRDGQWRWRDDIPPRNRRLAMSPAEIDDLLDRGFPLPEWHTPPAVAKELSRVRPPRRHRGLVVFFTGLSGSGKSTIARNLADAMRENGERTITLLDGDVVRRELTAGLGFSKADRDRNVRRIGWVAAEVGRHRGMAVACPIAPYEEARAAARRMAAEAGAGFVLVHVATPLEVCERRDRKGLYARARAGQLRGMTGIDDPYEVPVNAELTIDTTTMTVPDAVEVVLAYLIENGWVEPKLT; translated from the coding sequence GTGAATGGATCGGTACTGCCCGAGGATGTGCTGCGGGACGCCCCGTCCTTCACGCCGCGCCCGTACGAGTTGGCGGACCTCGAACTACTGCTCTCCGGGGCGTACGCACCACTGACCGGGTTCCTCGGCCGGGCCGACCTGGCCTCGCTGAGCCGGACCGGCCGTCTCGCCGACGGCACTCCCTGGCCGGTCGCGGTCACGCTGGAGGTCCCCGGCGAGCTGGCGCAGACCCTCGACCTGCGCGATCCCGGCCGGCGCACGGTCGTCCTGACCGACCCGGAGGGCGCGCCGGTCGCCGCCATCGACGTCACCGACGCCTGGCAGACCGGGGTCAACCGGTTCGGCATCGGCGGCCCGGTGCGCCGGATGGGCGACGGCGGCCATGGCCCGTTCCAGCGGCTGCGGCGCACCCCGGGCGAGGTGACCGCGCTGCTTCCCCCCGGACGGGTGCTCGGTGTCATCGCCGACCGTCCGCTGCACCGGCCGCAGCTCGCCCAGATCGCGCACGCCGCGCGCACCCTCGCCGCGCACCTGCTGATCCTGATCCCGGTGAGCGGCCCCGGACCGGACGGCCTGCCACCGGAGTCGCTGGTCCGCTCGATCTTCGCGGCCCGTGACCGGATGCCACCGGCCACCGTCGTCGCGGTGCCGCTGCTGCCGCACGGCGACGAGATGCGGGACGCCCTGCTGCGCGCCCGGGTGGCCCAGGCGTACGGGGTGACCCACGTCCTCTCCACCGGCGAGATGCTCTCCGGTGCCGGGGTGCGCGTCCTCGTCCCGCGCGAGCTCGCCTACGACAACCGGGACGGCCAGTGGCGCTGGCGCGACGACATCCCGCCGCGCAACCGCCGCCTCGCGATGTCCCCGGCCGAGATCGACGACCTGCTGGACCGCGGCTTCCCGCTGCCCGAGTGGCACACCCCGCCGGCGGTCGCCAAGGAGCTGTCCCGGGTCCGGCCGCCGCGCCGGCACCGCGGGCTCGTGGTCTTCTTCACCGGCCTCTCCGGCTCCGGCAAGTCGACGATCGCCCGCAACCTGGCCGACGCCATGCGGGAGAACGGCGAGCGGACCATCACCCTGCTCGACGGCGACGTGGTGCGCCGCGAGCTGACCGCCGGCCTCGGCTTCAGCAAGGCCGACCGGGACCGCAACGTGCGCCGGATCGGCTGGGTGGCGGCCGAGGTGGGCCGGCACCGGGGCATGGCCGTGGCCTGCCCGATCGCCCCGTACGAGGAGGCCCGGGCGGCGGCCCGGCGGATGGCGGCGGAGGCCGGCGCCGGGTTCGTCCTGGTGCACGTGGCCACCCCGCTGGAGGTCTGCGAGCGCCGCGACCGCAAGGGCCTGTACGCCCGAGCCCGCGCCGGTCAGCTGCGCGGGATGACCGGGATCGACGACCCGTACGAGGTGCCGGTGAACGCCGAACTGACCATCGACACCACCACGATGACCGTGCCCGACGCGGTCGAAGTGGTGCTCGCATACCTGATCGAGAACGGCTGGGTGGAGCCCAAACTCACGTAG
- a CDS encoding methyltransferase domain-containing protein gives MTSDYTQVFRDTDAVEKYETVTYAPDSYASRINERQRSYLRTLVRREFPEHPPVHHDFACGTGRAVRALHGLVREAHGYDTSAEMMSKAADVGSRAYWHQVPMDGPVPTPVPAGFPALVTIFRLLLNVNEGVRDRALAFAAKALPHRGSGLLVVENHGNAGSLRHLRARRHDGERWFAELSHEQVERLLARHGFEIVERRGFSMLTPSLHDRRLARIADATARHLPGIDGYAVNVLYTARRVHA, from the coding sequence TTGACCAGCGATTACACACAGGTGTTCCGGGACACCGACGCGGTCGAGAAGTACGAGACCGTCACCTACGCCCCGGACAGTTACGCGTCACGGATCAACGAACGGCAGCGGAGTTACCTGCGGACGCTGGTGCGCCGCGAGTTCCCCGAGCACCCGCCGGTGCACCACGACTTCGCCTGCGGCACCGGCCGGGCGGTCCGGGCACTGCACGGCCTGGTCCGGGAGGCGCACGGGTACGACACGTCGGCCGAGATGATGTCCAAAGCGGCGGACGTGGGCTCCCGCGCGTACTGGCACCAGGTCCCGATGGACGGCCCGGTGCCCACCCCGGTGCCGGCCGGCTTCCCGGCCCTGGTCACCATCTTCCGGCTGCTTCTCAACGTCAACGAGGGGGTACGCGACCGCGCCCTCGCCTTCGCCGCCAAGGCGCTGCCGCACCGGGGTTCCGGGCTGCTGGTCGTGGAGAACCACGGCAACGCCGGGTCGCTGCGGCACCTGCGCGCCCGGCGGCACGACGGCGAGCGCTGGTTCGCCGAGCTCTCCCACGAGCAGGTGGAACGGCTGCTCGCCCGGCACGGCTTCGAGATCGTCGAGCGCCGGGGCTTCTCGATGCTCACCCCCTCGCTGCACGACCGGCGGCTGGCCCGGATCGCCGACGCCACCGCACGGCACCTGCCGGGCATCGACGGGTACGCGGTGAACGTCCTCTACACGGCGCGGCGGGTCCATGCGTAG
- a CDS encoding lipopolysaccharide biosynthesis protein, with protein MTAPLLPARPSSPDDPDRAARGAARGGLANMAGSALAGGTGVLVTWIVARTLGAEEAGAFFAATAAFVLAGGLAKLGTHTGLVYWPARLRATGRSHLLGACLRTGIPPVAGFSLVLAGAMWLAAPEIARLTATESPHIAAGHTAGLRVLAVFLPLQALTDVLLTVTRGYRIMRPTVLLDRVLRSVLQLLAVSAAGVATLWVTASLPMFALAWAAPYLPVAILAGWAARRAYTGNRPAGPTAERAERRRLRRDFWIFTGPRAVAAVAQLALQRVDVLLVAALGGLAPAAIYAVAGRFVVLIQFANQGLSQSVQPRLAEALSTGDRQAANRLYQTATGWLVLVTWPINLLVIACAPYYLRIFGDDYAAGRPVVLVLAAAMLVATGCGMVDMVLAMAGRTSLNLGNVLAALAVMIGLDLLLIPRAGALGAAAGLACAVVVNNLLPLAQVYRSTGLHPFGTGTRAAALLSLGCFGLLPAVAGALTGLLPALAVAVPAYCAGAWLLRRELGLAAFARRSQLEES; from the coding sequence GTGACGGCTCCTCTCCTACCCGCCCGGCCCTCTTCTCCGGACGATCCTGATCGGGCGGCGCGGGGCGCGGCGCGCGGCGGGCTGGCGAACATGGCCGGGTCGGCGCTGGCCGGCGGCACCGGCGTGCTGGTCACCTGGATCGTCGCGCGCACCCTCGGAGCGGAGGAGGCGGGCGCGTTCTTCGCCGCCACCGCGGCGTTCGTGCTGGCCGGCGGCCTGGCCAAGCTGGGCACCCACACCGGCCTGGTGTACTGGCCGGCCCGGCTGCGCGCGACCGGCCGCAGCCACCTGCTCGGCGCCTGCCTGCGGACCGGCATCCCGCCGGTCGCCGGGTTCTCGCTGGTGCTGGCCGGGGCGATGTGGCTCGCCGCACCGGAGATCGCGCGCCTCACCGCCACCGAGTCGCCGCACATCGCCGCCGGGCACACCGCGGGCCTGCGGGTTCTCGCCGTCTTCCTGCCGTTGCAGGCGCTGACCGACGTGCTGCTGACGGTCACCCGGGGATACCGCATCATGCGGCCGACCGTGCTGCTGGACCGGGTGCTGCGCAGCGTATTGCAACTGCTGGCGGTGAGCGCGGCCGGAGTGGCGACCCTCTGGGTCACCGCGTCGCTTCCGATGTTCGCGCTGGCCTGGGCCGCGCCCTACCTGCCGGTCGCGATCCTGGCGGGGTGGGCGGCGCGTCGGGCGTACACCGGCAATCGCCCGGCCGGACCCACCGCCGAGCGTGCCGAACGACGGCGCCTGCGCCGCGATTTCTGGATCTTCACCGGTCCCCGCGCGGTCGCCGCAGTCGCCCAGCTTGCGCTGCAGCGGGTCGACGTGCTGCTGGTGGCCGCCCTCGGCGGCCTCGCGCCGGCCGCGATCTACGCGGTGGCCGGCCGGTTCGTGGTGCTGATCCAGTTCGCCAACCAGGGACTCTCCCAGTCGGTGCAGCCGCGGCTCGCCGAGGCGCTGAGCACCGGCGACCGGCAGGCGGCGAACCGGCTCTACCAGACCGCGACCGGCTGGCTCGTGCTCGTGACCTGGCCGATCAACCTGCTGGTGATCGCATGCGCGCCCTACTACCTGCGAATCTTCGGCGACGACTACGCCGCGGGCCGGCCGGTGGTGCTGGTGCTGGCCGCCGCGATGCTCGTCGCGACCGGCTGCGGCATGGTCGACATGGTTCTCGCGATGGCCGGCCGGACCTCGCTGAACCTGGGCAACGTGCTGGCCGCCCTGGCCGTGATGATCGGCCTCGACCTGCTGCTGATCCCCCGCGCCGGAGCGCTCGGCGCCGCCGCCGGACTGGCCTGCGCGGTGGTCGTGAACAACCTGCTGCCGCTCGCGCAGGTCTACCGCAGCACCGGGCTGCACCCCTTCGGAACCGGCACGCGCGCCGCCGCGCTGCTCTCGCTCGGCTGTTTCGGGCTGCTGCCCGCGGTGGCCGGCGCCCTGACCGGGCTCCTGCCGGCGCTGGCCGTCGCCGTGCCGGCCTACTGCGCGGGCGCCTGGCTGCTCCGCCGCGAGCTGGGCCTCGCTGCCTTCGCCCGACGATCTCAATTGGAGGAGAGTTGA
- a CDS encoding glycosyl hydrolase, with protein MRRVATTAVVLLLLLAGCSRDDRKEPAPEPSPDLSRAPRAVAVNPGPFQAGPFRPPEQGAYLGAWIKPDELTHVGRIAAVGGLEQSLGRRLDFINTYRRFDQMMGTASDKEFLAQDANLMISWATGDNRSILAGDHDKLIRKQARAIRRIKKPVMLRMRWEMDRPNLRATMWSGADYIDAWKYVRNIFRQERTENVSWVWCPTAEGFVRGDAPDFYPGDDQVDWTCVDVYAGAQFQPIGELMGPFLDWAAQRPKPIVIGEFGVAKVWGSAGRADWLRDAERTFKANPQIKAVAYFESNPDRNKPNQHFQLMGDEPAFAAFHTMVKDPYFNP; from the coding sequence ATGCGTAGGGTCGCCACCACCGCCGTGGTGCTGCTGTTGCTGCTGGCCGGCTGCTCCCGGGACGACCGCAAGGAACCCGCTCCGGAACCGTCGCCCGACCTGTCCCGGGCTCCCCGGGCGGTCGCGGTCAACCCCGGCCCGTTCCAGGCGGGGCCGTTCCGGCCGCCGGAACAGGGCGCATACCTCGGCGCGTGGATCAAGCCGGACGAGCTCACCCACGTCGGCCGGATCGCGGCGGTCGGCGGCTTGGAGCAGTCACTGGGCCGGCGACTCGACTTCATCAACACGTACCGCCGCTTCGACCAGATGATGGGCACCGCCTCGGACAAGGAGTTCCTGGCCCAGGACGCGAACCTGATGATCAGCTGGGCCACCGGGGACAACCGGTCGATCCTGGCCGGCGACCACGACAAGCTGATCCGTAAGCAGGCCCGCGCGATCCGCCGGATCAAGAAGCCGGTGATGCTGCGGATGCGCTGGGAGATGGACCGGCCGAACCTGCGGGCCACCATGTGGTCGGGCGCCGACTACATCGACGCCTGGAAGTACGTCCGGAACATCTTCCGGCAGGAGCGCACCGAGAACGTCTCCTGGGTGTGGTGCCCGACCGCCGAGGGGTTCGTCCGGGGCGACGCGCCGGACTTCTACCCCGGCGACGACCAGGTGGACTGGACCTGCGTGGACGTGTACGCCGGCGCGCAGTTCCAGCCGATCGGGGAGCTGATGGGCCCGTTCCTGGACTGGGCCGCCCAGCGGCCGAAACCGATCGTGATCGGCGAGTTCGGGGTGGCGAAGGTGTGGGGGTCGGCCGGCCGGGCCGACTGGCTGCGCGACGCCGAGCGGACCTTCAAGGCGAACCCGCAGATCAAGGCGGTGGCGTACTTCGAGTCGAACCCGGACCGGAACAAGCCCAACCAGCATTTTCAGCTGATGGGTGACGAGCCGGCGTTCGCGGCCTTCCACACCATGGTGAAAGACCCGTACTTCAATCCGTAG
- a CDS encoding Wzz/FepE/Etk N-terminal domain-containing protein — MEAPRPASADVSQYLGAFRRHWWIALVATGAGLGAGAILAQTMPKVYESSTSVLVQSVDQDTNAQGGRTKGAVNLDTEAQLVGSGAVATRAAALMRSGTSPIELARSVSVQVPANTTVLVITFQADTPQAARIGSHAFAEAYLRNRDETARAQLDKQIRSLSLKVKQLTGALTGLNAKLAVAAPGSSTESNLQSLRNNSQNQLNSLTGRLNELTTTMVGGGTIISDARLPERPTSPNTLLNVGTGGMIGLLLGLCFAYLRERFDRRLVTAADVRDRGRVPVLAVLDERSTPHFDDVVQPYGPGGRVFNRLRNEVLASLREGDQIIVVTGISRGSASTLVAANLAAALARTGSDVILIGAHLPDSVVDAAPLARMLGVSALPGLSDLLAGRASLSRTLQRTPRIPSLRVITTGGAATAAGLMQSQRLKDTLSALRQQGGYVVIEAPSTSSSADAQSLASLADAAILAVELRRSRRPALIDATEQLQRVGTRLLGAVVMPKLAPMKPGDFVAPAVTLTPQPVDEPTQKLQFAGSPRQRPAEAVADETAVIEKIASDGDEK; from the coding sequence ATGGAAGCGCCTCGTCCTGCGTCCGCCGATGTCTCGCAATACCTGGGCGCGTTCCGCCGTCACTGGTGGATCGCCCTGGTCGCGACGGGGGCCGGCCTTGGCGCGGGCGCCATCTTGGCGCAGACCATGCCCAAGGTGTACGAGTCGTCGACCTCGGTGCTCGTCCAATCCGTCGACCAGGACACCAACGCGCAGGGCGGCCGGACCAAGGGCGCGGTCAACCTGGACACCGAGGCCCAGCTGGTCGGCTCCGGCGCGGTCGCGACCCGAGCCGCCGCCCTGATGCGCTCCGGGACCTCGCCGATCGAGCTGGCACGCTCGGTGTCGGTGCAGGTTCCGGCGAACACCACGGTCCTCGTGATCACGTTCCAGGCGGACACGCCCCAGGCGGCACGGATCGGCTCGCACGCGTTCGCCGAGGCGTACCTGCGCAACCGGGACGAGACCGCGCGCGCCCAGCTGGACAAGCAGATCCGGTCGCTGAGCCTCAAGGTCAAGCAGCTGACCGGGGCGCTGACCGGCCTGAACGCGAAACTGGCCGTCGCGGCGCCCGGCAGCTCCACCGAGAGCAACCTGCAGAGCCTGCGGAACAACTCGCAGAACCAGCTGAACTCGCTGACCGGCCGCCTGAACGAGCTCACCACGACGATGGTCGGCGGCGGCACCATCATCAGCGACGCCCGCCTCCCGGAGCGCCCGACCAGCCCGAACACGCTGCTCAACGTCGGCACCGGCGGCATGATCGGCCTACTGCTCGGCCTCTGCTTCGCCTACCTGCGGGAACGCTTCGACAGGCGGCTGGTCACCGCGGCCGACGTGCGGGACCGGGGCCGGGTGCCGGTGCTGGCCGTGCTGGACGAGCGGAGCACGCCGCACTTCGACGACGTGGTGCAGCCGTACGGGCCGGGCGGGCGGGTCTTCAACCGCCTCCGCAACGAGGTTCTCGCCAGCCTGCGCGAGGGCGACCAGATCATCGTGGTGACCGGGATCAGCCGGGGGTCGGCCAGCACGCTGGTGGCCGCGAACCTGGCTGCGGCGCTGGCCCGTACCGGCAGTGATGTGATCCTGATCGGGGCGCACCTGCCGGACAGCGTCGTCGATGCCGCGCCGCTGGCGCGGATGCTCGGGGTCTCCGCCCTGCCCGGGCTCTCCGACCTGCTGGCCGGGCGGGCGTCCCTGTCGCGCACGCTGCAGCGGACCCCGCGCATCCCGTCGCTGCGGGTGATCACCACCGGGGGCGCGGCCACCGCCGCCGGGCTGATGCAGTCGCAGCGCCTCAAGGACACCCTGTCGGCGCTGCGCCAGCAGGGCGGATACGTGGTGATCGAGGCGCCGTCGACGAGCAGCAGCGCCGACGCGCAGAGCCTGGCGAGCCTCGCCGACGCGGCGATCCTCGCGGTCGAGCTGCGCCGCTCCCGCCGGCCCGCCCTGATCGACGCGACCGAGCAGCTGCAGCGGGTCGGCACCCGGCTGCTCGGCGCCGTGGTGATGCCGAAGCTCGCCCCGATGAAGCCCGGCGACTTCGTGGCGCCGGCCGTGACGCTGACCCCGCAGCCGGTCGACGAGCCCACCCAGAAGCTCCAGTTCGCCGGATCGCCGCGTCAGCGCCCGGCCGAGGCGGTCGCCGACGAGACCGCGGTCATCGAGAAGATCGCCAGCGACGGCGACGAGAAGTGA
- a CDS encoding glycoside hydrolase family 26 protein: MHRAVLTTAFAMSVTVTLAWAWTGGIDQLGLRHEPPREPRIVVPDADAPLPRTLAPLGPPAYEPEPGSAGTPGDGGASGGVLPPYRKPVLSNSGTQLLGGVPVRHQPRAANRAEGKKCRTGARLVPTCGVLWGVAPGAKTEARGVQALHEFERKTGRHQAVFHAYHSGINQVFPTEQEIAISREHGRKRILLLNWKPETTTWAQIAKGDRRTDAFLDRLAEHLRKNYRERFFFAIHHEAEDQVRERTGSGYTARDYAAMFRHVVKRLRAKGAHNVVTVLIHMAYVPHTTKSWFSDMYPGDDVVDWIGFDTYSYSDPGYGHGDFEELLNRRSASKPGWPGFYNWVRARHPHKPLMVAEWGVWFSKRNPGHMADFYREVGREIGRFPGIKAMVHFETPANHKGQDSSVDSTPAALREYRRLGRLPVFQVAVS; this comes from the coding sequence GTGCACAGGGCAGTCCTGACCACAGCCTTCGCCATGTCGGTGACGGTCACCCTGGCATGGGCCTGGACCGGCGGCATCGACCAGCTCGGGCTGCGGCACGAGCCGCCCCGGGAGCCGCGGATCGTCGTGCCGGACGCCGACGCGCCACTGCCCCGCACACTCGCGCCACTGGGACCGCCGGCGTACGAGCCGGAGCCCGGATCCGCCGGGACTCCCGGTGACGGCGGGGCGTCGGGGGGCGTGCTCCCCCCGTACCGGAAACCGGTTCTGAGTAATTCCGGCACCCAGCTGCTCGGCGGCGTGCCGGTCCGGCACCAGCCGCGGGCGGCGAACCGGGCCGAGGGCAAGAAGTGCCGGACCGGCGCCCGGCTCGTGCCGACCTGCGGGGTGCTCTGGGGGGTGGCGCCGGGCGCGAAGACCGAGGCCCGCGGTGTGCAGGCGCTGCACGAGTTCGAGCGCAAGACCGGGCGGCACCAGGCGGTGTTCCACGCCTACCACAGCGGGATCAACCAGGTCTTCCCCACCGAGCAGGAGATCGCGATCTCCCGCGAACACGGCCGCAAGCGGATCCTGCTGCTCAACTGGAAACCGGAGACCACCACCTGGGCGCAGATCGCCAAGGGCGACCGGCGCACCGACGCCTTCCTCGACCGGCTCGCCGAGCACCTGCGCAAGAACTACCGGGAACGGTTCTTCTTCGCGATCCACCACGAGGCCGAGGATCAGGTACGGGAGAGGACCGGCTCCGGATACACGGCTCGGGACTACGCCGCGATGTTCCGGCACGTGGTCAAGCGGCTGCGGGCCAAGGGCGCGCACAACGTGGTGACCGTCCTGATCCACATGGCCTACGTCCCGCACACCACCAAGAGCTGGTTCAGTGACATGTACCCGGGTGACGACGTGGTCGACTGGATCGGCTTCGACACGTACTCCTACAGCGACCCCGGTTACGGCCACGGCGACTTCGAGGAGCTGCTCAACCGCCGCTCGGCGAGCAAACCGGGTTGGCCCGGCTTCTACAACTGGGTGCGCGCCAGGCATCCGCACAAGCCGCTGATGGTCGCCGAGTGGGGTGTCTGGTTCTCCAAGCGCAACCCCGGGCACATGGCCGACTTCTACCGCGAGGTGGGCCGGGAGATCGGCCGCTTCCCCGGCATCAAGGCGATGGTGCACTTCGAGACGCCCGCCAACCACAAGGGGCAGGACTCGTCGGTCGACAGCACTCCGGCCGCGCTGCGCGAATATCGGCGGCTGGGGCGGCTGCCGGTGTTCCAGGTGGCGGTCAGCTGA
- a CDS encoding sulfotransferase family protein has translation MDVRNLPAPVKRVVHLGSRSIGRLTAENRMLPSFLICGGQRCGTTSLYRALAAHPVVLKAVLHKGVHYFDTDYHRGLDWYRAHFPLLRSAEKIAERYGVPARTFESSPYYMYHPQAAARIARDLPYARLVVLVRDPVERAYSQHHHEVARAFESERDFGAALALEPARLHRQEERLAIDPSYYSFAHQHHAYRARGEYARYLSVMAQHVGRERIHVVESERFFTEPEPVYDEICAFLGLPTDLERPAFEQHNARPRAGDMDPGLRRDLRAYYQSHDEALAGWLGRTPIWRRA, from the coding sequence ATGGACGTACGTAACCTGCCCGCACCGGTGAAGCGGGTGGTGCACCTGGGCTCCCGCTCGATCGGACGGCTCACGGCGGAGAACCGGATGCTGCCGTCGTTCCTGATCTGCGGTGGTCAGCGGTGCGGCACCACCTCGCTGTACCGCGCCCTGGCCGCGCACCCGGTGGTGCTCAAGGCGGTGCTGCACAAGGGCGTGCACTACTTCGACACCGACTATCACCGAGGGCTCGACTGGTACCGCGCGCATTTCCCGCTGCTGCGCAGCGCCGAGAAGATCGCCGAACGGTACGGGGTGCCGGCCCGCACCTTCGAATCCAGCCCGTACTACATGTACCACCCGCAGGCGGCCGCCCGGATCGCCCGTGATCTGCCGTACGCGCGGCTCGTGGTGCTGGTCCGGGATCCGGTGGAGCGCGCGTACTCGCAGCATCATCACGAGGTGGCCCGGGCCTTCGAGTCGGAGCGTGACTTCGGGGCGGCGCTGGCCCTGGAGCCGGCCCGGCTGCACCGCCAGGAGGAGCGGCTGGCGATCGACCCCAGCTACTACAGCTTCGCCCACCAGCACCACGCGTACCGGGCCCGCGGCGAGTACGCCCGCTACCTGAGCGTGATGGCCCAGCACGTCGGCCGGGAGCGCATCCACGTCGTGGAGAGCGAGCGGTTCTTCACCGAGCCGGAACCGGTCTACGACGAGATCTGCGCGTTCCTGGGACTGCCCACCGACCTGGAACGGCCGGCGTTCGAGCAGCACAACGCCCGTCCCCGGGCCGGCGACATGGATCCGGGCCTGCGCCGGGACCTGCGGGCCTACTACCAGTCGCACGACGAGGCGCTGGCCGGCTGGCTCGGGCGCACCCCGATCTGGCGCCGGGCGTGA
- a CDS encoding O-antigen ligase family protein — translation MTTVAAAPLAGPAARSVKNRSLPAWPVAGILLLYPLWWALGLGVLIFPLMAAPMLFLLVRRRAAGRPLRLPPGFAWWAIFLIAAVVSIAALGADPTGTVVERASDRLPAVVYKLSMYLSLTVLLLYAGNLTEAELSRRRLVRLLAGMFVLTVAGGLLGMVAGTFEFTSPVEWVLPSGVRNKGFIRSLVHPYAAQIMDLVGGEKPRPAAPWGYTNTWGNNFCLLAGFLLVAAWASRSAGKKALALLCLAISAVPAVASLNRGLWIGIGVLVVYVAIRYVLAGRIWILGVVIAAAGALAAVLTATPLGDTVQARLDNGKSNGVRSYLIERALDGFAESPVIGYGGTRDTLGGRNSIAVGESAGCERCGNFTVGGNGQLWQLLYAHGAVGTAGYLGFFGYGLWRFRRDRSAIGVAASGALVTSFSAMLWYNSLVTPLAFMVLAYALLWRDWIEGSDHT, via the coding sequence GTGACGACGGTCGCGGCGGCTCCGCTCGCCGGACCGGCCGCCCGCAGCGTCAAGAACCGCTCCCTGCCGGCCTGGCCGGTCGCCGGCATCCTGCTGCTCTACCCGCTCTGGTGGGCGCTCGGCCTGGGCGTGCTGATCTTTCCGCTGATGGCGGCGCCGATGCTGTTTCTGCTGGTGCGCCGGCGGGCCGCGGGCCGGCCGCTGCGCCTGCCACCGGGTTTCGCCTGGTGGGCGATCTTCCTGATCGCGGCGGTGGTCAGCATCGCCGCGCTGGGCGCGGACCCGACGGGCACCGTGGTGGAACGCGCGAGCGACAGGCTGCCGGCCGTCGTCTACAAGCTCTCGATGTACCTGTCGCTGACCGTGCTGCTGCTCTACGCCGGCAACCTGACCGAGGCGGAGCTGTCCCGCCGGCGCCTGGTGCGGCTGCTCGCCGGCATGTTCGTGCTGACCGTGGCGGGTGGCCTGCTCGGCATGGTGGCCGGCACGTTCGAGTTCACCTCGCCGGTCGAGTGGGTGCTGCCGTCCGGCGTACGCAACAAGGGGTTCATCAGGTCCCTGGTGCACCCCTACGCCGCGCAGATCATGGATCTGGTCGGTGGTGAGAAGCCGCGCCCGGCCGCGCCCTGGGGTTACACCAACACCTGGGGCAACAACTTCTGCCTGCTGGCCGGATTCCTGCTGGTGGCCGCGTGGGCGAGCCGCAGCGCCGGCAAGAAGGCGCTGGCCCTGCTCTGCCTCGCCATCTCGGCCGTGCCGGCGGTGGCCTCGCTCAACCGCGGCCTCTGGATCGGGATCGGCGTGCTCGTCGTCTACGTCGCGATCCGGTACGTGCTGGCCGGCCGCATCTGGATCCTCGGGGTGGTGATCGCCGCCGCCGGTGCGCTGGCCGCCGTGCTGACGGCCACCCCACTCGGTGACACCGTGCAGGCGCGACTCGACAACGGCAAGTCCAACGGCGTCCGGTCGTACCTGATCGAGAGGGCCCTGGACGGTTTCGCCGAGTCACCGGTGATCGGATACGGCGGCACCCGGGACACCCTCGGCGGGCGGAACTCGATCGCGGTCGGGGAGAGCGCGGGCTGCGAGCGTTGCGGCAACTTCACGGTCGGCGGCAACGGGCAGCTCTGGCAGCTGCTCTACGCGCACGGCGCGGTGGGCACGGCCGGATATCTCGGTTTCTTCGGGTACGGGTTGTGGCGCTTCCGCCGTGACCGGAGCGCGATCGGGGTGGCCGCGAGCGGTGCGCTCGTCACCTCGTTCTCGGCGATGCTCTGGTACAACTCCCTGGTCACCCCTCTGGCCTTCATGGTTCTGGCGTACGCGCTGCTCTGGCGCGACTGGATCGAGGGGAGCGACCACACATGA